The nucleotide window TTAACACATGCATTTGTTTTGTCGAAAAATATAGATTCGAGAAGTCGTAATATAAATGCTCTTATTTGCCTTAACACATTCAGTTCATTGGCATTCTCTAGAATAGTTCTAAACTTTTTAGCTAAGTAAgacttttttaagaaaataattatataaaattattttaagaactaATAATCGAATCGAAACTACACTGAATCGACAATAAATAGTGAAATTAGAACCTTAGTGAAATTTTAGTTTGGTTCAATTCTAATTTCTAGGCAGATTTAGAATTGAACTGAAACCACATACCCTACAATTTACTATAATATAagttatataatattataatattatatggttaatataatttttatttttattaatatcaaATTTTCCTACTTATTTACAGTTAATGCAAATTTTTTCATTAATCTTATTaaactattaaatttttttaaatgataattACAATTAATTAATATGAAAATTGTAATTTCATCCATAATTtagtttttctattttttttattttttcaatattttatctTTTATCTTATAATGTTATATTAcaatttatctaaattatttaatataatatattataaccTCAATTTTTTATAaactttttttctaaaattttaatttgttttcccATTCATTTCACTAAATTattcataaatataattttaattagattaatataaattaatgtaAAACACTTTCGTTTCATTCATAACTTACTTCTCACTTTAAATTCAAACATAtactattataaaaaattatgtaaattataatttatttttatattattataaatatttccgATTAATTTTGGTTTATCTAAAACTTactagaaaatattaaaaaaaaagttaaaatataaattaatatgaaaattttaatttcttccataaaaaaattttttctaCGATTCAAACTATtatctaaataattaattttataatatattatgtcaaaataatttattattttaaatttttttaataatttattttcaaattttttatttaacatataattattattttcccATTCATCTccctaaattattaaaaaattataataacattatttcattatatataaaaaatttcctAAATTATTTCTtcctataaaaaattataataacattagctcaaattttcttttttttttcctacctATTTTCTAAACTAtacaaaatcaataaaattttaaatacaacatTAAATCATTCAAAATATACATATTTCTTCATACATATTTTATTCAACACAAatacaaaattataacaaaaacCTACCTCCATCTCTAACCCCATGCATGCATATTTATAAAAAGTTTTACCCTCTTCTTGCCACTTTATATTCAACGACAAGCATACTTCAACCACTCCATTAACAAGCatatcaaaaagaaaaataaaatcactCCATCAACACAAAACAAGTTGCATTACACACATTATTACTTGAAAATATTTCTACACATcacatttctatttttttttttcaaacacaGCAGTTTATGTACCTCACTTTGATAGTGCAACAAATATTCAAAGTCTTATTCCTTCACTTAACTCCGATACTAAGTGCCAACTTCCTCTACTTGCAGAATGAACTCCACTTGCTGTCCACCAACACAGAAAATGAACTCAACTTACTGGTCCACCAGCACAGAATATCAACTCCACTTATTGGCAGTGGCGAAGCCACACTAGGCCCAAGGGGAGCGCTAGGCCCCTCTGGAATTTCTAAATCTCTTAGGGGTATATTAGTAATTTCCTACCTCTATCACTGCTTGGTGGTCCACCAACATAGAAAATCAGCCTCAATTGCTGGTCCACTAAGAAAGTGTGAGAGATGACGAGAGAAATAAAAATAGAGAGGCATGAGGATTCTGCTACGCTGTGTGAGGGAAGAGGGATAAATGAGTCGGGTAGTGGGACGTTGGAGAGTAAATTCAATATTTACTCTAGACACCAATAAAAATAGCATCACATGCCTTGAACTTTGCCATTTTATTGTACGCTATTTATATAAGCGTTTTGCCCCTCTACATGCTAATATAATTAGCATCCTCATTTTTGCACGCCACTATGACTAGCAGCCTTCACCAAAGCTTTCCACCTCAGGCACTTTCACCCATTTCGTAATTTTACTTCTTCTGGTTAATTTTTTGTCCCAAAACACCTGTACTGTCAAAAGCTCCAATATTGGTCTCTTCTTttgcttcttcttcatctctctctctctctctctctctctctctctctatatatatatatatatatgggttcTGTTTTGACATCAATTTCTCCAGCGTGAAGAGGAGCCTTCTTCTCCCTTTCGATTTCGGTTGTCATATTTTCAATTTGCGTTCTCACATTTTAAACAATTTGATTGTCGTTTTGCTGTCTAATCACCTGGGGCCAAATCGAAACTTTATAATCAATCAAAACCTAATTTCTGCTCTATTTGGAAAACAAAGAGGGAAAAAAAGGTGAAAATTATGTTTCTATATCTATGTTATTTCCTTGGAGCAGAAATTGGGTGATTTCAAATTGCCCTAGTCCTTCAATTACCCACCATGCTCACATATTCTCCTGCCCTTTCTATTGCTGTGGCACATGCTCTTGCCCATTATTTTATTGTTCTTCTTTCAGAGATGATTCGAGTGGAATCCCACCAGAGTTAAACTTGCTTGTTTCTTTAGAGTTTGTTTCTTGAGTTCTACAAATCCAAATTTGCCTCTCAAAAAAAATTTCCATAGTTCATGTGTTGGATGCCACATTTTATTTTCTCTTACTATTGACTCAATTGTTTGTTTTTCTCTTCTTGATTCTAATTTTTCTTATGATAAATTTCTACCACAGTTTTTGTCATCAGTCTTAGTTTGCAGCCAATTAGGGGCACTGGAGAAAAACAAGTACAACTTTGGAAGGATCTAATCCTTGACTATCGTAAAACACAGCATGTATTTAATTTGCAATGCAAAGAAACTTTTAGCTTTAACGGAGGACGACAAATGGTGTTTCTTTGATATTtgaattattcttttttttttatataaatttctgACTCTGTGATTTGCTTGGTATGGTCGTTTTGCTGGTTTACAAccccacaagtgcacggatcgcgaaTAAATATACCGTAGTTAGTAGAATATCGTTTCTCCAAAGAATTTATAGGCTCAAGTACCAAACTAGACATCAATTTTGACTGTTTAAACGACTGAATGTATTGATAGGTTTATTCTAAACTATTAATGCtaagaattaaaagaaataaaagctATGAACTTAAATTTAGAAATCTATTgtctaaataattttaaaattaagattttacaCTTTAACTCTATTATAGACTTAACTTCACCTATTTAACAGATTGAGAattgttactttgatggaaattaattataagatatcttaagtcctctctcaaagtAATTgaggtatattttaattaatatgaaccctacttttgtggtgatcaattataattaaaatcttctaaactctttgattaattatgaaatttCATAAAGGATATCAACTTATCTCTATGTTAGATTTCTTAGATTCAAAATTCTGATTTTTAATACTAATTTTCacatttcagttcttcaattagtatctcaTATCATGGCTAAGTGAGtaacaacacatagcatgcattaagaatacagaatattgaatcaaagaacaaaactcaaatacaTTAAATAAACTCAGTGTGTATCCATAATAGAAATTAAGAGTGCTACtctcttaattctagaattaaacaaactactcactcatggtgagtgtaaaataaaagaacataagacaatttgaaagaaatataataaaagaatCCAGAACAAAGATTCTGCAGCCttagacttttggaacttcagttgAGAGTCCTTCTCCTTGATGCTGATGCAGATTCTCTTCAAGTTGCTTAGAAAACGAAGGTTTGtaaattaaaactaattctaTCTTAAACTAAAGGCTCCTCTTCATGTCTCGGTCTTCTGGTATTTATATCAGGTGTTTTAGAGATATATTTCAGAGTCCCAAGAGTCTTAGAAGTCTATTCGAAATGTGTGGAAAAGAGTTGAAATTGTATTAGAACTTTGCCTGCTACAAAGTACATGGCCCATGTGGCACTACACGGCCTTGGGCCATGTAAGTTTCTAGCCAATTTTGAGCTTTGTTCATGAGGGAAACAACAAGTTACACAGGGTTTTTAAGTCTACACGAGGCATAGTACATGGCCTATTTACTGTTGTCTCTCCTTGGCTTTCTAGGTTTGAGCTTCCAGAAGGTTACATGGGGGTATGTGAAGTACACGGGGTctgttacacgacccgtgtactgtgGCTTCTCCATGTCTTCTTAAGTTCTTCTTGGCCAGAGGGTTACATGGGTTAGGCTCTGCCCTTACATGGCCCAAGTAATGTTGTGTAGCAGCTTTTCTTGCTTTTCCCACTTTTCAAACTTGTCCAATCGACTTTCATGCCTTAGTTCTTTCTTAAAACGCATGAAAAGatacataaaacatgaaattaagcAGAGATTGATACAATTAACAAAAACAAATAAAACCAAGTGAAATATATGTAATtaactacctaaatgctatgaaatactaTACAATAGTGTCTTAAATTATCTATATGTTACAAGTGTATCAATGGTACACCACATCATCCCTGTGACATGTTGTACTAGGACTATGCAATAATCTCTCATAATCAATTAGGACAGAAGTTCTCTTATTGCTACTGGCTAGTGTGATTTGATTCTAGAACTAATTGATAAGATATAGCATAAAGAATTATGTATTCTTGTTCCCAAATGCAGTGAGCACTTTCCATTTTTCAGCAAAAGAGGAATTGAAAAATTTTCGGTCAATTTGATTCACTAAGATTGTTAGACAAGCTATTGAATATTTCTATGTTGTCTATGTGGGGGCCACTATGCCTTGGACCCTTTTCCCTCACTCTTTCTCCTCCTCCATCCCTCCTtcccttctctttccaaatttcctTAAATTTTAGATGCACTTCAATCCTTAAGACTATACTAAATGGGGAGCTTTCCTATagtggtcattttgtcttcatggAGAACTTTTCAATAATTTATAGGGCCATTTtgtcttgtgaagaaaattttccctGGATGAAACTTGAAGTTAAATGATTGCAGAGCTGCTGTATCTGAGGTAGTGTTTTCTTCTTGCTTACTAAAATTGTGCCTAGAAGTGACATTCATATCATGTTGTGGATACAATGCATACTTCTATTGCCGCTTGTCCCTTTTAGTGGCTGTCTGTACATGAGCATTGGCTCAGAAAACTCTTGCAAATATGTTTGCATTCTTGTTAGAGAGTGTTACTGTTCGATAGCAACTTAAAGGAGAAGGAACTTAGAATCTTTTTATTTTGGGCTCGTTCAATAGTGTCTTTAGAGTTGCAGAATACAACAAGTTTTGTGTTAGCCCATTCACTTGACTTTTGTGTTAGCTGGATATGCTATCATTTTCTAGTAATATTTTATACAACTTTCATGTCTAACAGAACTAAATCCCCAACAAAATCTATATACCCGATACCAACTAATTTGAGACCAAAACTTTGTTGTTGTTGAATTCTATGCAGCTTTTGAATGACTACTGAAAATTCTTGATATCATGATTTTGTGGCAGGTCATGATCAAATTTGGTACCCTTTTTGCCATTCACCTTGAAGATCTACTGCATGATGAATAATTTGAGTCAGCATAAATTAATATGTGTATTTCATTGTACCATTCAGTGGTTTGTTGACGGATGTCCTTGGTTGCATAGTAACAACCAACTGATTGATCTGTAAATGGATCTTCTCAATACTGGGTTTGTTTAATAATTACATGaaataaataaatgattttagCCTACAAGATTTTTAGTGACTAAATAGGAACTTTTAAGTGATTAAAGTTTTATAAAATaactatatataattttataattaattattgaagTGTAATATTAGCAGCAAAATGGTTAAATACATACTTACATGGGATTAACTCATTGAACTAAAATTGTAACTTATTAAACACCTGAACTTATAAAAATCGTAATAAATGATTCTATTTATTGCTAATTGTACTCTAAATTTTATTGACCGTGCTTTTAatcttttataaaataataaaattatcttaATAAAATAATTGTCATTGATGAAAATTTAGAATATAGCAAAAATACAAAGTATAGTTAGCAATAAGTGTAATTATTTCTTACATTTTTTGATGTGTCTATAGAGAGTTCGAGGTCATATAAGAATGAGATTATCAACCGTTAGATTAAATTTTTACATTTAGATTCATGTATTTtctatatacattttaattagttctgcacATATCTCAATATAAATATCTAATTTTTGTTAAGCCCGATCTCATATGAGTTTGAGTTCATATTAGCTGTACCCTACTTTTTTTCTTTAACAAGACATGGATAATAACATGATTAATTTGTGTTTAATTACAATAGATTTTAAAAGTTGAGGAATTCAATAGATTACGATTCTAGATTTGTGTAACAGTAAAAACCAAAGTGAATTATGAAGCAAATCTCAAGGGATTTTTACTAATAAAATCTATCCATACTTAATGGGATCATTTTAAAATCAGAATCCTAAACTCTTCACATTCTTAAGATGTATAGGGTATTGACTTAGCAAatcaataataattaataatgatAAGTATAAAAAGGCTCAAATCTAGTATTAGTTTTTCAATGGACTGGTGGGTAGACTTGGATTACTACAACATGGAAGCTTTTAATAATGATTAGTATAAAGAGAACGGCACAAGGCTACTGCGCGTACTTGCTTTTACTAGGTAAGGTTTTATATTACAAAATGGCTAATTAATAGTTGGAAAGTGATTtcacattaaaattaaaaaaaaaaaattaaggtgcAACAATAAAGAGTTCGAGCTTATGAAAATAAACTTATCAatcattagattaaatatttatatataaatttatatattttatatatacactttaattaattctatataaatttcaatataaatatttaatctaattattattaaacttattttttaataaatttaaatttatattaaatgcatcctaaaaatataattcataaaaagAAGCCATTTAATTTAATAATGAATCGCTTGATATTTGATTTTTCAGCACCTCTTTATAGGAAATTTGAGAAATTCCATTAATTGCTTTTGTGGCAGGTGGCATCAATTTATTGATCGATTTGTCTTTTTTACGTATATATAATTGGTTTGATTGAGATTTAGACTTGAGACTCATAGTTTTGGGAACAACTCTAAAGTTACTGAATTATATGAGTGATTtatctttttaataaataataaatgaataaattttaTTGACTAATTGAATCATAcagattaatttttatattaattatatttaataaaattactttaatgaatctattaattaaaatttaccaACTCAATATAATTTTAGGAACTagtaattttgaaaattaaaaattccaAGCCTTAAAAGCCAAAATCATGGCTTTGGACAATTTGCACTTGGTGTTTTAACTTTTTGCTCAATGACTACTAAGCCAAGTCCTCCAATTCCATTATTCTAGGAATGTTaattttcactttcttttcccttttcctTGATTTTGCTTTGCTGGCTACTTCTATACTCAGTTTTTGTCATTTCTGCCATCTTTTTTATCTTCAGATTCTTTTCAATTCCCCTTTTTTCAACATCAGTTATCACACAAACTCACATTatctgaaaaataatttatatataaaaaatttttttacatgaaaatatttttttattatttagttacaATATTAAACTGATAGTATATGTTTACATCATACATTTATACTATTTTTATAGTCTAATAAAATTGATGTGTTTTTTCAttctaataaaattttcaaataaaaaaaaatactttatttttaaagaagagaaaattatttttcttaaaaataacttaattttctcttacctgaaaattattttttgttgtctttttttttttttcacctcaAACATTAGAATTTTCGCAAAATAGTTAAGTTGGTGtttttgttttaactttaatttgaggctttttcttttttttttttaattaaagaggCATTATGCTATGATGTAATCATTTGACAAACTTAATGGACTATTATGTAAACATGCAGAGAAGAAAAAgcgtggatttttttttttttaattctattaaAAGCTAAATCTATTGTACCATAGAGCCAATACTCTTAGCAAAACATGAGCAACAAAGTCTAAACAAGAACCTTTCCAGGTAAAGAACAATAAAATAAGGCTATTTTCTCATTGGTCGCAGCCTCATTAATCTCAGATTATTTTCTGTCCAACATTCTAGATTCTTTCTAACTTCTTTAATCTTTCTTTTGCTGTTGCACATGTGCAGCTTGTGCTTCTAACTAGAAGGTATTGCTTTCTAGCCATCACAGGGCAAGCAAGCCTTAAAGCACATTCCTTTCACCACTCTCTCTCTCTGCTATCTCATTGAGCTTCAATTGAGGATCACAGGAGATTCCTATTTGCAGTGGCTATGAAATAGATGACAAGGAGAGGGATGCGAAAATGAAAGGTGCAATAAAACAACTGATTGCAGaggatgagagaggagacatcaaTAAACTGGCTGATGCTTTCATCAAGAACTTCCACATTAAACTGAAAATTCAGTACTGCAAGTTGATCAAGATTGTACAAGAAGattcaactatatatatatatatatatatatatatatatatatatatatatatatatcagtctATTTACAGGGAGTGTTGTTGCAGAGTGGAATGTGTTGGTATTGGCAAATATGATCAATCATAACGTTTGAGCTTTCTTGAAAGAACTATTCTACATATTTTCCAATGATGAATAGACTACAATAGAGTTAACAATCACATTCCCATTGTGGGGTTCTCTATGGATTTCAATGAGAAATAAGATAATGCTaatataaaatagaaaaaaattttcaactGTTCAGCTTCctgatcattttttttttcataaggctAGCAATGTGCAGTACAGATCAGCATGCTCCTAACAGAGTGGAAAAAACAGTTGATTCAAATCAATTGAGAATTTGAGATGTAATCTAAGTATACATTGTCTAATTCTTAATAACCCCCATTTACATACACAAAGCATATCAAAGATTACATGCCACTAGGAATAGATCCCACAACAAAAGGAAATTGGCCCTAGACCAAATAACCAAAGATTTACAAGTACCTGCTCTCTGTTCATAGATGTAAAGAAATGACCTCATATATTACCGAAATCAACAGTGAATTGTCCTCGCCTTGCAGCTTCTGTCAAAACAGATAATGCATCACAGCTTCCTGTTTCAATCTAGAAGTGGACAACGATTCCTCCTCATCCATCTTCATCCCTGATTTTCAAATTCATCCACAAGCAAATCAtcattttccatttcttcaagctTCACAATATGTTGTGTGAACATCAAAACCCAAGGCCAGGGCAGATAATCGTTGATTCAACATCAACTATAAACAACTGAAAATTACCACAGTAACACACCCTTTTGGTTTGGGAAGAGCAGACCCTAGTATCAGTGAACTGCAAATGTGATGAACCTATCATAACAAATTGATGAAAATGCAGGAATGTCTATGGCAAGCAAATCCAAAATGGTTCTGGTCTTCATGCTTGAAGCACCTGGCAGTGGACGATGTGACTTTTCAAACCACCTCGACCAGCAATACTCGACAATATATTTTTTACAAGAGTCCTGAAATGACCTCTGCCAGCTATATTCTCCCAAACATGAGGGTTACTCTCTACATGTTTGTCAGGACTGGAAACATCAACCAGACTAATGCTCATGTTGTTACGCACAATGCAAAGCTTCCCATTGAGGGGAACAAGAGCAGCAGCCTCCAAAGCGTGAGAGCTCCCCAGATGGAGCTTGCTATCTATAAACTTGTTCCACGAATCTGAGGCTCCATCATAAACCCTAAGCTTGCAGCCATCCCTGCAATCCAAAGCATAGAGCTGTCCATTTAAAGAGATGCTAGGATTACGCCAACCAGCAACCATCCCATCACTTACTGGGGTCCAGCTATTAGTTTCAGGTTCATAGGCTTCACTCAAGACCTCTCGGTGGGACCCAAGGCCTTTTAGAAACCACTTTCCATCATAAACTACACCAATAAATGGCACCATAGCTGTGCTCATATCTGAAATAAAGCTCCACCGGTTCTTGTTAGGGTCATAAACTTCAGCTGAACGCAGAGTCCTTTGGATTCCTTCACATTCTCCACCAGCTACATATAGGCAGTTATTTATAACACATGAGCCAAAGAAATGACGTTTACGAAGCATGTCTGGTGCCCTATGCCATTTATTAGTCCGGGCACTGTAGAAAATGACGCGTCTCATGGACCCTCTGAGTGGATCCTTCCCTCCAAATAAATATAGGTGGCAACCACTTAGAACAGCACAGCCAAAACCAAGGGCTTCAGAATATTCCCGGGGAACAGGTGGAAGTGGCTGCCATAGCTGATAGACAGGATCAAAAGCATTCCATGAGATCTTTCCATCACGATCTCGCTTGATGACATAAACCCACTCCTCAGCCATTCCTAGACTTTTCCTAAGAGAATAGAAAAAATTTCCAGCCAGTAGGCGGTACCATCTCTTACAAACTAAACGAAGTTTTCGATGTTCAGCTCGGGGCACTCGAATCAGACATGCAATGGCAAGATCATCAGGAAGGCCAGGCAGGAGTGGTGGCTGCACTCGCGTCCTCTCCCTGCGCAAATTTTTACTTTTGTGTGCATTAGGATTTATGTCAGGCTGGATGCAAAGTTTTGATCCACGGACAAACTTCCTCGCCTCAGCAACTGTTTTTAGTCCAGAGTCCACTTTGCAATAACATGATACAGAATCAACCTGGAATAATATTTATGTTATCATACAAGAAAAGTAGCACATATGTCGCAcagaaaaatatttatataattaattactgCTTATATGTTTATTCTTAGAAACAATGTTGAGGTTTCAATCAAAAAGGATACAGGACTATAACCTCTGGAGTCTGGATATCTAGATAACAACAAATTGGATTTAATTTGATGAACAGATCATTGGGAAATAGCTCCAATATCATATTTAtcacttattattaatatatgtagaaaataattatcatCTAAGCAAAGCTTATTCTGAATCATTCCCAGGTTTGACAAGAAAATATACAAGAAACTATTGATATTGATAAGAAACATAATTATTACATAAAGCAGAAAGACCAGAATTTGCAGGATACCTTTGGATCCAAGGTC belongs to Hevea brasiliensis isolate MT/VB/25A 57/8 chromosome 4, ASM3005281v1, whole genome shotgun sequence and includes:
- the LOC110672202 gene encoding F-box/kelch-repeat protein At1g55270-like, which encodes MEHQQQSSNAPRGFRVQAPLVDSVSCYCKVDSGLKTVAEARKFVRGSKLCIQPDINPNAHKSKNLRRERTRVQPPLLPGLPDDLAIACLIRVPRAEHRKLRLVCKRWYRLLAGNFFYSLRKSLGMAEEWVYVIKRDRDGKISWNAFDPVYQLWQPLPPVPREYSEALGFGCAVLSGCHLYLFGGKDPLRGSMRRVIFYSARTNKWHRAPDMLRKRHFFGSCVINNCLYVAGGECEGIQRTLRSAEVYDPNKNRWSFISDMSTAMVPFIGVVYDGKWFLKGLGSHREVLSEAYEPETNSWTPVSDGMVAGWRNPSISLNGQLYALDCRDGCKLRVYDGASDSWNKFIDSKLHLGSSHALEAAALVPLNGKLCIVRNNMSISLVDVSSPDKHVESNPHVWENIAGRGHFRTLVKNILSSIAGRGGLKSHIVHCQVLQA